The Macaca nemestrina isolate mMacNem1 chromosome 8, mMacNem.hap1, whole genome shotgun sequence genome contains the following window.
CATCGAGGCACCGGGAGGACTCACTTAGGGACATTAGAGCATGGGGAGGACTCACTTAGGAACATTAGGGCACCAGGAGGACTCACTTAGGATCATTAGGGTGTCGGGAGGGCTCATTTAGGGACGTTAGGGCATGGGGAGGACTCACTTAGGAACATTAGGGCACCAGGAGGACTCAGGATCATTAGGGTGTCGGGAGGGCTCACTTAGGGATGTTAGGGCACCGGGAGGACTCACTTATGGACATTAGAGCGTGGGGAGAGCTCACTTAGGGTCATTAGGGAGCTGGGAGGGCTCACCTAGGAACAGTAGGGTGCCAGGAGGGCTCACTTAGGGCATCGAGGCACTGGAAGGGCTCACTTAGGACATTGGGGTACTGGGAGAGCTCACTTACGGACATTAGGGTGCCTGGATTGCTCACTTAGAGCCATTAGTGCATGGAAAGGGCTCACTTAGGGACATTAGGGCACCAGGACGGCTCACTTGGGGACATTAGGGGGCCGGGAGGGCCCACTTCGGGACATTAGGGCGATGGGAGGGCTCATTTAGGAACATTAGGGCACCCAGAGGGCTCACTTAGGGACATTAGGCTGCTGGGAGGGCTCACTTAGGGACATTAGGGCACTGGAAGTGCTCACTTAGGGACATTAGGGAGCTGGGAGGGCTCACTTAGGGACATCAGGGCACCAGAAGAGCTCACTTAGGGACGTAACAGTACTAGGAGGGCTCACTTAGGGACATTAGGGTGCCAGGAGGGCTCACTTAGGGACATTAGGCTGCTGGGAGGACCCACTTAGGAACACTGAGGCACTGGGAGGGCTCAGTTAGGGCCATTAGGGCACTGGGAGGGCTCACTTAGAGCATCAGGGTGCTGGGAGAGCTCACTTAGGGACATCAGGGCACCGGGAGGGCTCACTTAGGGACATTAGGCTGCTGGGAGAACTCATGTAGAGACATTAGGGGGCTGGGAGGGCTCACTGAGGGACATGAGGGTACTGGGAGGGCTCACTTGAGGACATTAGGGCTCAAGGAGGGCTCACTTAGGGACATCAGGGGCTTGGAGGGCCCACTTAGGGACATCAGGGCGCCAGGAGGGCTCACTTAGGGATATTAGGACACGGAGAGGGCTCTTTTAGGAACACTGGGGCATGGGGAGGGCTTGCTTAGGGACGTGAGGGCACACAGAGGGCTCATACAGGAGAGCAATGATGAGGCTGGGGGAGACGATGGGTCAGTGTGCTGCTGGAGCTGGTGTTCTGAGCTCCTCTCCCTCTGCGTGCTTCTGGTTGAAGGCCATATTTAGTTGAAGACCATATTTAGAAGCACCAGTACCCAGGGAAGTTATTTGTGTGCAGTCACACAGCCTGCATGTGATGGAGCTGAGAATGGCGCCCTCCCCACTTATCCCCTTTGAAGGAGGAGCTGGTGGGCTTATCTGGGGCAGGACAGAGCTTTCAGCTGTAGAGCAGTGGGTCTCTCCTCCCCAAGCTTCCTGGGCTGAGaagacccccccaccccccgtgCTGCAGCAGAAAAGCAGCGTCGGCAGGTCAGGAGAAGGGGGTGCATTTCCCAGACACTGCGAGTCTGCAGCCGAGGGTAGGCTCACCTTGGAGCTCTCATCGTCCCATCTGGGCCAGGGCCTACACTACGCCCCTCTGCTGAGTGCAGGGAAGGATGCCAAGGCAAGCCAGGCCCTTGCGGTTACAGAAAGAGATGAGACAGACACGAGGTGGGGCTCACGTTGTCCTCCTGGGCTAGCACAGGAAGCAGATGACAGAGGAATCCCCTTTCCTTCATGTCACCTGGCTTGCTAAGTTTTCCCTAAAGAAAGGACACGGTTCTTGTGCCCCCAGGCAGCTGTTCCAGGCCCCCACCCCAAGGAGCTCAGGACTGGCCAGGTAAAGGAAAGCTATTCTCGTGTCCTTTCCCCACCTGTGTGACCCCTCAGTCCCACCCTGAGGCCCAGGCTGGTAGGGTCATTCCACAGGATCCGTTCAGCGTAGCCCCAATGCCCTaacaggaagggaaaggaagtagTTTGGAAGTTGAGACAGCAaagattcaattttttttcctacacaAATCCTTGGATTCATGGGGAGGATTGAACAGATGGAGCTTAAGCCGGTGTGAAGTGAAATAGTGGCCTTCCCGGGAGAGAGGCACCTTCCTGGGACGGCCGTTccttcaacaagcatttattgagcacctgcggGGGCTGAATGCTGGCCCCTGCATTATCCAGCATTGCTAACTGGGAACATGAACGCCTGGGCTCTAGGCCTATTGTGTCACTTCCTGGCGCTGTGACCTTGGTCAGCCTTCTAATGGGGACAGATTAATTTCATCCACTCACTCaacagtatttattgagtgcctactgtgtgccaggcacctaTAAAGAGTGCCTGGGTGCCGGCAtcgaatgaaacagaaaaaagtcTCTACCTGCAAGAAGCGTAGTTCTAGCAGGGAAACTAATAAGAAACaagataaagtaaataaaattagaagtcatTAAAACAGAAATTCTAGATAATATGTGCTAAAAGGAAAAATCAAGCAGAGAAGGAGGACAGGAGGTAGGAGTGTGTGTGGAAAGAAGGCCGGCTGGAATTACAGATGGGCGGCCAGGGGAGGCCTGCATGAGTGCCAGCTGACAGACTTCAAGGAATTGAGGGTGAGCGTGAGGACATCTCAGGGAGGATGCCCCATAGAAGGCCTAGCCCTGTGAAGGAGACCGTGCCTGGCACGTGCCCTAACAGAGTAACCAAGCCCATGAAGCTAGGGAGGGGAGGGTGAGCAGGGTAAGCTGTACCTGCCTTGAGAGGAGGCTGGCGCAACCTGGCAGAGAAGCAGGAGGTGCGTCGGGAGGAAAGGGCCGTGGGCTTATGGGCTGGAACGGCAGCGGTGGCCGTGCTGAGAGGTGGGTGGGTGCAGGACATATTTCCGAAGCATCTGCTGGCAAATACAATGTGAGgtaagagaggaagagaggggtcAAGGAGGGCAGTGATGTCCTCGACCTGCCCGCTGCAAGGATGAAGATACCTGGGATGGCAGCAGGGATGGGGTGGGACAGGCTAGGGGAGAAGATTCTGAGTGTGGATTGGATCTCACTGTCCTGGAGATGCTGAGTAGAGATCCAAAGTAGACCTGTGAGccagacccatctctacaaaattttttaaatagctggacgcggtggcatgtgcctgcagccccagctgctcaagtggctgaggtgggaggatggcttgagcccaggagtgcagagctgcagtgagctgtgattgtaccactgcactccagcctgggagacagagtgaagcactgtctcagaaaacaacaaagtAGAGATGTGGAGGAGGCAGCGGGATGCACACAACTGTAGTTCGAGGAGGAGAGCTGAGCTGGAGACACACATCCAGGCACGCTGAGCATAGAGATGGGCTTTGGAACCATAGGATAAACAAGCTTGCTTAGGAAGCGGATGTGGACAATGGTGAGGTCTGAGAATTGAATCCCAGGGCGCTCCAATGTTCAGAAGTCAGGAAAGTTATGAGGAATCAGCAGAGGACTCGGAGCAACAGTGGCCAGAGAGGAAGGGGGGACGCCAGGCCAGCACCTTCCAAGAGCCACGGGAGAATATGTCTCGAGGGGGAGAGAATGACCACCTTGTCAGATGAGGACTGCTGAATGGGAAGGGCCCAGAAAGCAGAAGGAGGTGGTGGCAGAGTTTGCGGATGTGGGATGAGAGTGGAGGCCCCAGTGTTTGGACCATTAGGGTGAGCCAAGTGCCCTGGGAGCCCCAAGGGCGAGCCGTTCACCCACAGCGAGGAACCAGTGGCCTTTCCACCTGGACAGCATTAGATGGGCCACGTGTACCCCTCTGAACCACAGCAGTGAGGTGGGCAGTGTGCTCACGTGCTCCTGACCTTTGGGGGGATGAGAGGACAGTCCGTGTCCTTGATGAGCCAGAGCTCTGGAGGGGGAGAGTGTCTAAAAGGAGTGAGACTGATGGGTGACCAGgtgtcctttctctctccccGGCCGGCCATCTGCTGCCTCCCCTGGACCCCAGACTGCAGGACTGGGATCCAGACGGCTCCATTGTCTCATACCTGCAAGATGCTGCACAAGGTTCCTGGCGAGAGGAGGTCACGCAAGACCCACACTTATTCCAGAGAACGAGCACCACGACCGAAGGGCTAGAGCCCAGTGGATCTCAGGAGTCCGAGAACGTCCTGGTGTCTGTAAGTGAGCACACGCGGACAGAACAGCCCGAGGCTGAGAGCTCCCAGGCCGATAGGGACCAGAGGCAGCAAGGTCAAGGAGAGCAGGTGCAGGAGGCCAGGAACACCTTCACCCAGGTGGTGCAGGTAAGAGCCTGAGGGGAGCTGCATGCTGCTATTCCTTCCCAGCAGCGGAAGGGACCGGGACTCCAGGGCTGCCTCTCAGACACTCAAGCCCTGAGCTAAGCATATCTCCTTCCTTTAACACTTGTGGTGGTGCTTCCCTTTCTCTAGAAGTCAAGGGTAAGGCCTGCCTTTCTGCCTCCCAGATCCCTGCTAAGGTGCCTGTACCCATTGGGCAGCTGCTGATCAGAGTGGCTGAGCAACTTGCTCAAGACCACAGTTTCAGAAGTGGGCTCTGAGCTAGGTCTGGCTGACTCCAAAGTTGTGGCTTTTGTTGGTTTTCTTGTTCCGTCTCGTTTTAGAAAGGGCTAGGAACCCAGCACTGGGCGCCGGGCTTACTCTCCTCCTACAGTGTCCTGTGTGATGTGCCCAAGGTGCTCTCTTTCCAGCACCTCAGGGTCGTCATTGGTAAAGGAGGGAGTGATTGGAATGTCGCCGAAGTTACTTGGCTCTGGAATTCTGTGGCTATTCAGGTGGACTCTGGATGGCGGTCACCAAGTAGAAGAGGGGCTCTGGGATAGAGAGGTTTCCTCTCCTGCTCCTGATTTCCCGGGCCTCTCCCTCTCCCGGCCCTCCCTCTCCCggccctccctcctttcttccacttCTCTGGACTCCCTTTGAGTTTGCTGAACTTAATTTTGTTTGATTCATTCCCCCCTCCCCATTCCCAGGCTCCATGATGATCTACTTGtggccaatcttgtttcatctgCACCCCCACTTTCTCCCGCTGACCTATTATTTGGAAGCACATCCTGGCCATCATATTAATGGGTGTCTTTTCCATTTGTGTTCTTATAAAACGTGCACCGCTGTTCTCCACATTTGCGTGTTTAGTGTGTACATGAACGACATGTTCTGTCTCTTCCTGTTTTCAGGCCTCATCCAGGCATGgtgcttcctcctctccttcctctctttctttccttctctcccttcttttctacCTGAACCTCAGACTCCAGGACTAGGGTGGCTCTGGAAGGAAGACCCTGAGCTGCCGGCCATAGAACTGCTAGGAATTCAGTCAGGTTTTATTTAGAATGCTCCCCTGCCAAGTATGTGCCCCAGGCGGGGCCAGCACCTGTGTGCACTCCTCACCACAGGTGGCCCGTGCATTTCTTCCATCAGGCCCTCCTGAGCACCTAGTTCTCCTGCTCCCAGAGCACACATGATCTTAACTGGGTCTCTTCTCCTGAATCCCTGGGGAAAGAGAAAGACGCCTATAGCACTTTTTCCCACTGCCTCGCTGCAGTCAGCCTTTGGTGGGGGGAGCTAGAAGGGCCTTCTAGATCACACATCCAACCCCCTCAATTATAAACGAGGGCACTGCAGACCAGAGGAGCCAAGGGCTTTCTCCAGAGTCACACAGTGGACCAATGTCAGGGACCAGGAGGGTCAGATCCCTCAGTTCCCAAGCCCTACATCCTCACGTCCAGCATGCACGTGCAAGGCCAGCATGCCCAGCCCAGAACTGGAGACGCTGATAGGAGGGCCCGGCAGGCTGCTACCGGTGCCTGTCTCACAGGCCCCAAGGGCTGATAAGGAGACCCTTGAAGGTGACTGATGGTTTGCAAAGCACCCGCTTATTAGTATTTCCACTGGACCTCTGAAAACAGTGACAGGGAGATAGAGAGATTGCTTGTAACTTGGGACTTGGGAGGTGGCCTGAAATGACTGTGACCCAGCTGATTTCCCTGAGGACTTAGGAGGAAATATCTGAAGTTGGACTCTTCTTGACTGGGCCAAAACCAGATGTTTccccatgcctggcttctttGCACATACTTTTCCCCATGCTTTCTTGTTGAAATGAGGAGCATTGTGGAGTGAAAGGCATTTGGAATGTGACTCCTCCGTTTACTTACTCCTCTACCTAGGCAGAATACTTTACTTCTGTTTCCTTTGTGTAAAACGGGAAGACGATAGAACCTCCTTGGTTAGGCTTGTGGTAAGGTGTCTCTGAATTAACGTGAAATCCACAAAGAACCATGCACTATCACAAGCATTTGCCATTATTATTCATAGTGTTAGCATTCAAAAGCGGCATGATTGTCCCAGCAGCCTTGAGGGAGAGGAGTGGGGAGAGCACTTTAATCCCTgcttcacagataaggaaactgaggcacagagaaggtacCCAGCCTTCCCAAGACCCCACAGTAGGTGAGTTGCGGGGTCAGTCTGCTGTGTCCCGGATCTGTGTTCTTTCTGCCATGCTGCATTGCCACTCAGAGAGGAACAACCTGATCTAGAAAGTGAAATTTTTTCCAGCCACAGCTGCTGCGGCTGCATTTGTGAATCAGCTCTGTAAACACGAGTTAATATGCGTGGTTCCTGTTCAGTGGGCGTTGATAGCCCAGCCCTGGAAGAGCCTTTAAGGACAGGCCTTAAATAGACACACCAGCTCCACGCTTCAGTTTCGGGAGGCTGTGCCCCGTAAAGGAAGGGTGCAAGGGCCTGCGAGCTGATAAGAATTACAGACTGGCTTCCAGGTGGCCCCACCACCTGTGCTGGGCCCCTGCTGGGCTGACTTGACTGTCCGCGAGCCCATCACTCACCCTTTTGGGGCAATTTTTGAAACAGACAAGTGTTCAGGGTATTAGCTGGTCTCATCCCTACCATGCTGGGGAACATCATTCAGATCACTGCAGTAGCAGCCCGAGGAGACACACAAGTAGCTGGTTTCTCGGGCCATATTATTTTCTGAAAGTAAGAAACTTTCCGTGGGCAGAACTCTTTCTAGTTCCCATGGGGATGGGCAGGATAGGCAAGAGGCCGAGCCCCCACTTCCAGCTCTCTGGACAGGGCGGGGCAGGGCGGGGTTAGGCAGCAGTGGGTGTCACTCACACAGTGACTTTCACTTGTGCTTTCAGTGCTCAGGACATGGGCACCTGCCAGCTTCCTTCTAGCCCGGTTGGACAGCTCCAGCAGCTGGTTTGGGGAGCTAAAATTGTAGGAGCGTGATGTCACCCAGGCCACTAAGGGCAGAGCCTGGCTGCTGGGCAGAAGGGCACTTGGGCTGGGCTACTTCAGCCGAGAGGGCCATTCGGTGTCCtacccagagagagagaaacagtgaGAGACGAAGGGAGCAAACCAGAGAGATAGGGAGGGGGAATGCAAGGGGTCCCTGGGGGATTCAGGAGTCCCAGTGGAGAATGAGAGGTGGGCCCCCTGTGGCGGTCTGGCCCCTGGCTGCTCTGGTCCCTGGAGGACCGGGCTGGTGAGGAGGTGAGGATGTGGACTTTCGTCACCCAGCTCCTGGTCACACTGGTGCTGCTGAGTTTCTTCCTGGTCAGCTGTCAGAACGTGATGCACATTGTCAGGGGGTCCCTGTGCTTCGTGCTGAAGCACATCCACCAGGAGCTGGACAAGGAGCTGGGGGAGAGCGAGGGCGTCAGTGACGACGAGGAGACCATCTCCACCAGGGTGGTCCGGCGGCGGGTCTTCCTGAAGGTAACCGCCTGGCAGGAGGCCGGCGGGGCTGGCGGTGTGGGCGCCGGAGGCCAGGGCTGAGGGGACACTGCTGTGGGGAGCTCCGGACCCAGAGTTGGGAGACACTGGAAGAAAAGGACCAGGAGGTCCCCCCCGGGATCAGGTTGTGTATGGGGATCAGCCAGAGTGTGTATGGCGCCCACCAGAACCTGCCCTCTGGTGCCCAGTGCATTGTGACAGTGACATTAAACACTCAGCTTTGGGTCTCAGGAGGCTGTGCTCgtcctgtttccttctttgtttctttcctctttctctcttttctctctcttctcttctcttttttcttttgtttttaaaggtgaagtcttgctctttagtccaggccggagtgcagtggcatggtcatggctcactgtaacctgggcTCACTgtaaattcctgggctcgagtgatcctcccacctcagccttctgagtagctgggactacaggcacacaccaccatgcctggctatttttaaaaattttctgtagagacgggggctcactatgttgcccaggttggtcttgaactcctggactcaagtggtcctctggccttggcctcccaaagtgctgggattgcaagcatgtgccaccatgggaTTGCACCTGGATTGTCCTGTTTCTGTCACCAACTGGCTCTGGGATTTTGGGCAAGTCACATTCTGGGTGATGCTGCCTGTCGAAGGGCTTTTCTATATTGCAAAGTGCTGTAAAAATAGGAAACAGGTGCCTCACTTCCTCTCTCAGGGCCTCCTCCGTCAGACTTGCATAATTGCCCCCATTTTGCCGGTTCCCAGGGGGTGTTGTGAGGGCCGAGTGCACAATTGCAAGCTTGGGCTGTTCATCTTCAGGCCTCCCAGACCCTCAGGGGCGTCGCCCACGCCCTGGGAGCCCTGGCGTGGCTCCCGCTGCATGCTGAGCCGGAGTTTCCTGCTGGGGGAGTTATTGGGCCATGGCTATTTTGGCTGCTGCTGtttcatttcctcttcctcccagACTCCCACTCACCAATCTtgcattttctcctcttctctaaTTCCAGGGGAATGAGTTTCAGAATATTCCAGGGGAGCAGGTGACAGAGGAACAGTTCACGGATGAGCAGGGCAACATTGTCACCAAGAAGGTGGGTGTagagtgttgttcccctctgtgctGGGGACAGGCAGGTGGGCTAGAAGCTAAAAGGCGGTAGAAGCCAGCAGCTTCTCCCTGCTGCCCTCACAGCAGGTGAGCACGGCCAGGCTGGCTGCCCCTGTGCCCAGGAGGGATGGAGGGCCCAGGAGCTGGGAGCTTTGGTCATCTGCAGTCCAGACACGGTGTCCTCACAACTGCTTTGTCTGAGTCAACCTGAATAGCTTCTGCTGCTCCCTTCCAGAAGGGCCGGCCCCAAGGAAATATCCCAGACCTAGTCCCATGATACCTAACCCTGAAAACAGCTGTTAAACAAGCAGTTTGAGCATCCCAGGCCTACCATGGGCCTCCTTAAATAAAATGGATGTGGGCAGGTGTGTCGggtcacacctgtgatcccagcactttgggaggccaaggcaggaggatcgcttgagcccaggcatttagatcagcctgggcaatatggcaagacttcatctctaaaaaattttttaaaaaggaagaaagaaatacacacacacacacaaagttagccaggcatggtggcgcatgcctgtagtcacagctattcaggaagctgaggcaggaggatcacttaaacccagcagttcaaggctgcataAGCTttgattgagccactgtactccagctccagcctaggtgacagagtgagaccccgtcaccataattaaataatttaaaggaaGTGAAAACGCATTGGATTGGTAGCAGATATTAATTCAGAGACATGATCTTGCCTGTCAAGTATGGGGCACGGTGCTAGCTATGGGTAAAAGAGAGGAGGAGCCAAGGCAGGGTCTCGAATGTGCTTCTGCTGGGGTGCAGCTCGCATCACCTTGGAGCGAGGCTGCTTGTGTGTCTGTCTTTCCTCCTGCACTGTGAGCTGCTTGCTGGCAGGGACCGTGTCTGGCTGATGTTTCATCTCCCACTCAGACCACATGGCAGGTACAGAGTAAAGGGTTTGAATATTTGGACAGGTGAATACGGGAGTGGGTGGGCGAAAAAGAGATGCCCTCTGCCCTTAGGCGCCTGGGAGTAGAATGGGGAAGAGCGAAAACTTCCATCCAtaccaaaaagcaaaacagaaggCTGTGGGCTCAAGGGGGAGGTCACACCCAGTCACACCTTGGTCATGGAATGGCACTGCCAAGGCCCCTTCAGGGCTGTCTGGCAGAGGGTTTTCCGTAAAGCGATGGGGCAAAGGCTGTCCCTCTTCTTGGCCTCTCAAGGAGGGGCTCCTAGGACAAAGGCTACCTCCCCCACTCGGAGCTCATTCCTGGGACCTGCTCTTGAGGGCTTGACcagcgttttttgtttttgtttttgttttttttatacagagtgttgctctgtcgaccaggctggagtgcagtggtgtggtctaagctcactgcaacctccacccaccaggttcaagtgattctcctgccacagactcctgagtagctgggattacaggtgcctgccaccgcacccggctaatttttgtctttttagtagagacagggtttcaccatgttggccaggctggtttcaagctcctgacctcagatgacctgcccatcagcctcccaaagtgctgggattacagacatgagcccccgtgcccggcctgaccagccctttcctccttcccttcctctcccagaTCATTCGCAAGGTGGTTCGGCAGATAGACTTGTCCAGCGCCGACGCTGCCCAGGAGCACGAGGAGGTGACTGTCACGGGGCCCCTGGAGGATCCCAGTGAGCTGGAGGTCGATATTGATTCCTTTATGAAACATGCCAAGGTACTGAGGCTCCCGCGGCCCTGGGGGACCCAGCGCCATCACTGCCGCCTCGCTCTGCCCATCTTGCCGGGCCATCTGCGTGACACCTCCCTCCACTCACCTCTTCATGAGCTCTCCCTccactctcccttctcccctgtGGGCAGTGTGTCTGCCGCCTCCGTGTAGCCTCCTTTCAATTTTCTGCCTGTGTTCTGCCCATCTTTGCCATCTatcctgctttctgtctctgctgCTGTCTGCAGGTGGAGCTGAGAGGGAGTGGCCTACAACCGGACCTGATAGAGGGCAGGAAAGGGGCGCAGATAGTGAAGCGGGCCAGCCTGAAAAGGGGGAAACAGTGACCCCGAGCCGCTCTCCTTGGAGTAGCCTCTCGGGAGGTAACGCAGCCCTTCTCATCCCCTCTGCATGGCCTGTTCTTTGGTGGAGTGGCTGCTCCCTGTCTCACCCGATCCCCTCCCAGCCACCCCAGCATGATGTGGGACAAACAACTTGCGGCTATGTCTCGAGGCAGAGATTCTCGCTTCCCAGCCCTACTAACAGCGGCTCTGAGCCCCAGCTTCCTCATCAAGGAAACAGAGTTAATAACATCCACTTAACAGGGACCGCACGGTTTTGTAAGAATGCcttttgggccgggcacagtggctcatatctgtaatcccagcattttgtgaggtcggggcgagaggactgcttgaggccaggagttcaagaccagcctaggcaacagagcaagaccccatctcaaaaaaaaacaaaaagccagaaagaaaaaaatgctctttGAAGAGTAAAAGCACTCTGTAAATCTAAGTGGTAATATTATCTTGGAAACCAAGCAATGGGGGTCTAGAAGGTGGTGGACAGGGCACTGGAGAGGACAGGAGAGTCTGTCTGGGCTGTGATGTTTCAACATAAGAGCTCCAAGACTGAGGACTGGACTGTCTCTTGAACCTGGAGCCCAGCTACAGTTCTGACCTGGCCAAGGCTTAGCTTCTCCTTGGTGTTTTGTGAAACATGTTGCTCCTTTGCTTTCTAGGAAAGGGCTGAGCTGACAGGCCTAAGGGGTGGACGACATGCTTTCTGCAAGTCAGGAGACCGTCAGGGTTGGGGCCTGGGCCatggtgcatgtgtgtgagcacGGGGTAGTGTGGCCACGGAGCAGGGGCGTGCCGTGCCGTGCCGTGCCATGCCATGAGGGAGGGACATGAAGACGCTGCACGATCGCGACCATCTCCAGCAGGTGTGTGCGGTGCTGGGGGCTTCAGTGGCCGGCTCTGATCTCCATCCTCCCTGGGGCATCCTGTACTGAGCTGCCCCGAGGCCCTTCATGCTGCCCAGCTCGGGGCAGCTCAGTACAGGATAC
Protein-coding sequences here:
- the LOC105476533 gene encoding ankyrin-1 isoform X19 — encoded protein: MWTFVTQLLVTLVLLSFFLVSCQNVMHIVRGSLCFVLKHIHQELDKELGESEGVSDDEETISTRVVRRRVFLKGNEFQNIPGEQVTEEQFTDEQGNIVTKKIIRKVVRQIDLSSADAAQEHEEVELRGSGLQPDLIEGRKGAQIVKRASLKRGKQ
- the LOC105476533 gene encoding ankyrin-1 isoform X18, which encodes MWTFVTQLLVTLVLLSFFLVSCQNVMHIVRGSLCFVLKHIHQELDKELGESEGVSDDEETISTRVVRRRVFLKGNEFQNIPGEQVTEEQFTDEQGNIVTKKIIRKVVRQIDLSSADAAQEHEEVTVTGPLEDPSELEVDIDSFMKHAKDHTSTPNP
- the LOC105476533 gene encoding ankyrin-1 isoform X17, which encodes MWTFVTQLLVTLVLLSFFLVSCQNVMHIVRGSLCFVLKHIHQELDKELGESEGVSDDEETISTRVVRRRVFLKGNEFQNIPGEQVTEEQFTDEQGNIVTKKIIRKVVRQIDLSSADAAQEHEEVTVTGPLEDPSELEVDIDSFMKHAKVELRGSGLQPDLIEGRKGAQIVKRASLKRGKQ